The sequence TATGGTAAGGCACTACCGCAACCATCCCAGCGTGGTCATGTGGAGCATCGGCAATGAAGTGCCTACGCAATGTAGTGCCGATGGTTACCAAGTGGCGAAATTCCTGCAGGACATTTGTCATCGTGAAGATCCTACCCGTTTGGTTACGGCAGGAATGGATCAAATTTCCTGTGTACTGGACAATGGCTTCGCAGCAATGATCGATGTGACGGGCTTCAACTACCGTACCCACCGTTATGAAGAGGGATATCAGAAACTTCCGCACAGTTTGGTGTTGGGGTCTGAAACAGGATCTACCGTGAGTTCTCGTGGTGTTTATCATTTTCCTGTAGAAAAAGGGGCGCAGGTCATACATGAAAACCAGCAGTCCAGTGCCTATGGCCTGGAGTATTGTAGTTGGTCAAACCTGCCAGAGGATGATTTTGCACTTGCTGACGACTTTGACTGGACATTGGGACAGTTTGTGTGGACGGGTTTTGATTATTTGGGAGAACCCACCCCTTATGATACCGATGCTTGGCCCAATCACAGCTCGATGTTCGGGATTGTGGACTTGGCGGGAATTCCGAAGGACAGGTACTATTTGTATAAAAGTGTATGGAAGCCAGAAGAAGAGACATTGCATATCTTACCTCATTGGAACTGGGAGGGGAGAGAAGGCCAGAAAACACCCCTGTTTGTATACACCAATTATCCGTCAGCAGAGCTTTTTATCAATGGTGAGAGCCAAGGCAAGCAGACCAAGCACAAAGAAGGTACCCTTCAGGAGCGATACAGGTTGATGTGGATGGATGCGATCTATGAACCCGGGGAAGTGAAGGTGGTGGCCTATGATAGTCTTGGGAAGAAAGCTGCTGAAAAGATCCTCCATACCGCCGGAAAGCCTCACCACATCGAATTGGTACCGGAGAATAAACGAATTGCTGTAGAAGGAGATGAGTTGGCTTTTATTCGGGTGCAGGTGGTGGATAAGGAAGGCAGGGTATGTCCGACGGATCAGCGATCGCTTTCCTTTGATGTCGCAGGAGCAGGGGCCTTTAGGGCCGTGGCAAATGGGGACCCGGGGAGCTTGGAGCTTTTCCACGAACCCCAAATGAAGGTGTTTAATGGACAGCTGACGCTTATCGTTTCGGCAAAGGAAGCAGGCAATATCCACATAAAAGCCACTGCAAAGGGACTTAAAAACGGGGAAACCATTATGGAGGCTTACTAATGGCCTAGCCTATAATCCCTTCTCAATTTTCTCCTGATCCGTTGGTGAACCAATAAGGGGTAAATATTGCCAAATATGTTGGTGGCTAATAGAACGTAAAAGGTGCCTATGTTACCGAAGAAATAATTGATTGCAGCAATGCCAGTCAATACTGCTGCGGCAATAAGGTATTCGAGTTCACGGGTAAAATGTTTGGTCTTTATCTCATCCAGCCGGAGATGGTCCTCGTTTTTGCCGTACATTAATTTAAACTCCCAATATTCCAAGGGGAATAAGGAAATGATCTTTTCAAACCATTTTAGGGCAATGAATACCTCCCATTTCCGGTTTTGGATCAAAAAGAGGTGGCCATATTTGGGATAGAGGAGATGCCCCTTGATCCAATGGCAACACACGACACCAACAAACCAAGAAAACACCAACGAGAGAAGGGTAGTTATAATGGGAGATATTATGATCATTAATTTCGGAATATTGTCTTCCTATTTATATAAACAGGTAATTCACGTAATTATTTCAAATTTTAGCATTTGTTTGCTTAAATCATCATTACCATGGTGTTTTTTACCAGTTTCTTACAAAGAAGGGGATTATGCTGGCTGACTGGCCAAGTGGTGGAGTAACTTAATTTTAACAGCCAATGCTGCCTGATTTCGGTTTTATTTATGTGGTGGATCGATCGCATTATATACGATGAAGCCACTGTGACCAAAGACCAGCATGGCCTTCATAAATAATTAATGACCAGTCACTGTTTAAAAATTCTATTTTTTAGTTAAATTATACCAATTAAGGCATTGTTCCATTTAAGTATAAAATCATCATATTATGAAAACCAAGCATGTGATAATCATTTTTGCACTCTTTTTTTTGGCACGTATAGCGGTGCCGTGTACGCGAGTGGTGTACAAAGGGCCAGAAAACTTGGTGATCACCGCTAGGTCAATGGATTGGAATGATGAAATTCCTGCCAACTTATGGCTATTTCCGCGAGAGATGCAGCGAGAAGGCAAGGTGGGGCCCAGCTCCATCACATGGCAATCCAAGTACGGGAGCATCGTCGCCAGTTCATATGATGTGGCCACCGTTGATGGCATGAATGAAAAGGGTTTGGTGGCGAATATCCTTTGGTTGACAGAATCTGAATATCCGACATTCAGTGGGAGCAAACCGGGCTTGTCCATTGCTGCTTGGGCACAGTATATATTGGATAATTTTGCCACGGTGGATGAGGCGGTAAACAAGATGGCGAAAGAGGATTTTGTGGTGGTTTCCAGTAATATTCCCGGAACGGAGCGATTTGCCACCTGTCATTTGTCCATTTCTGATGCCTCGGGGGATAATGCGGTCTTTGAGTATGTCGGTGGAAAGCTGGTGATTCACCATGATCCCTCCTATGTGGTGATGACCAATTCTCCTGTTTATGAGCAGCAATTGGCGCTGAATGCCTATTGGCAGCGGATCCCGGGAACGATGATGCTACCAGGGACCAATAATGCTGCCGACCGGTTTGTCAGAGCATCTTACTATATCAATGCCATTCCCAAGACTTCCGACAGAAAGATAGCCGTAGCGAGTGTTTTTAGTGTGATTAGGAATTGTTCGGTCCCATATGGCATTTCTTCTGCGGATGAACCAAATATTTCTTCTACGAGATGGCGCACCGTTTCGGACCAAAAGCACCTCACATACTATTTTGAATCCGTATTGACTCCCAATACCTTTTGGGTAGACCTTAACAAGGTAGATTTCGGAATGGCGAATACCCTAAAGCTAAGCTTGGCAAATAATGAAACCTATGAAGGAAATGCTTTTGACCATTTTGAGGCAGCAGAACCCTTTGAGTTTGCAGGATTATAATGGGGAAGGTCTAACCTGAAATTCAAAAGGTAAGGCCGTGACTTAAGAGCCATTTTCTATGAATATTCGCACGACACCTCGAGAGAAACAGTCATGAATGAGGATCAAGCTGTTTTCCTCTGGGACTAGGATTTTCCTTCATGGGGAATATTAACTCCCAGCGCGCGAAACTTCAATGAATACAAGGAATCTGGATTGTAGCACACCCGATGCTTGGCCCGGAAGGGCAACACATCCATGGCCGTAGGTTTCAGCCATGGTGAATTACCCCATTTAACATTGCCGGTTTTAGCCACAGGATGCTCGTGGAACCCCAATCTCCTAAGGGAGTGCCCGCGGCACGGAGGGATAGCATTACCGTACTAAATGAGCGGAAAACATTTGCTATAGGTTTCAGAAGGGAGTTTCTTGATGAGAATGCTTTTTAGCTCTCGTACTGAGCGAATTTTTACTTTTCGTTTTCCCTCCAAAAAATATACTTCTTCCGATAGGTCAATGGCTGTCATGAATCGGTTTATTTCCAACTTTAAGAGGGATGGAAACAAAATTTTAAACAGCTCAAAATCGATGAGATGCTTTGTCATAGTTGATGAATTACTGGTAGAGTGTAGTTTGTGAATAATTTAAGTAATAATTGCAAAATTTCAAAAAGTATATGGAGTATTTATTTGTAAATAAAATCCTATTAAATGTATCTGTATGAAATATTATGGTTTCATCATTGAAAATGAATGAATTATAAATCGTTAAAGACGATCTTAAAGGGCTACATCAGGCTTGTTGTCGTTGGTCTTGGCACCACGCATCGATCAAAAGTTGCTTTTTGGGGAGGTGCTTGGAAAAATCTATAAATACAGGAGCTTTCAAAGGAGTGCGTAAAATGATCCAATCTTTACCTTCTGCTTCTATGATACTTCCGGAAAGGTTCTCAGTGGTGTTGCCAAATCCATGGCAATAATGATCATGGATTGTTTTGCCTAAATTACTCATGGGCAGTGGGGTTAGTGTTGTCATTTAATCGTCCTATCTAACGTAATTTTAATAAAAAGATACGTAAATGTTCCCTATTTCACACGCAAAAATTACTTTGTCAACATAGAATTATAAGCTTTAATTATTGCAACAATGTTGCGTTTAAAATAATCTACCATTAAGTTTGTAGCTGTAAGCACTTAAAGAAATAGCCATGCATCAACAAAAAATTAATGTCATTATCCTAACCGGATTCCTTGGAGCGGGCAAGACATCAGTTCTAAATAACCTGCTTTCTGAATATGCTCATCAAAAGAATTTGGTCATCGAGAATGAATTTGGTTCGCAGTCTGTTGATGGGGATTTGGTGAACTTAAAACAAGAGCGCGTATTTGAGCTCAATAATGGTTGCATTTGCTGTTCACTGGGAGAGGAATTGTACGCGGTACTCAGAGAAATTACCCAAATGCCCTCACCGCCAGACAATGTATTTATTGAGGCATCAGGCATGGCCGATCCTGGAGCCTTGGCCAGTGTATTTATCTTCGAAACGGTCCGTGAGTTTTTTGAGGTGAAAACAGTCATAGGGGTGGTAGATGCCGTTTTATTCGAGGATTGCCTTGATGAGGTGCCTGAAGCGGGAAGGCAACTGGCCGTTGCGGACTTGATATTGCTCAATAAAGCCGCTATGGTGACGGAAGATTATGTGCATGCCCTGGAAGAAAAAATCAAGAACATCAATCCACTTGCACAGGTACTTCCCACAAATTTTGGAGAAGTAACACTGGCGATGATCGACAAAGCCTCTTCGCAGGAAACGCAACTTTTTACTTTTCAGGCTCCAGAGTCCCATGAGCACAGTGATATGAAGTCCATTTTACTGGATTTTGAAAATATCGTGTTTGACCTTGGCCGCTTGCGAAGTGTCTTGACGGTTTCTCTTTTCCTACATTATCACCAAATTTACAGGATCAAGGGGTTTGTCCGGCTTTCATCCCGTAAACAGCTTCACCTTGTCCAAAGCGTGGGGCAACAGTTGAGCATTTCACCCGTTCTGGAAGAAGTAGGGCAAAAGCCGTTTTTGGTGGTGATCGGAAAAGGACTGACCCGAAAAGGGATCGAAAAGTTGTTTGCCAAAGGATATGAACATGAAGGGATCACCCTTTAGGCCTAAAAGAGGAAACATCAGATTAAATTAATTGTAAAAGTAGAGATGAGGAACGGTATAAAGTACGCCATACTATTGTTCGCCATAATGGTAGGGTTTATTTGTCATCCTGTGTCCGGACAGGACCTTACTTCAATTCAGCAGGGGACACGGAAGGATACCTTGGTGCGTATTGACAATAATGATGCTGTGGCACTCAGCATCATCAAAGGGAAATTCGATGGTCCTGTTTTTACCATCGTGGCAGGGATCCACGGTTTTGAATATCCTCCTATCATGGCTGTACAAGAACTTTTGAAAAAAGTAGATCCTGATAAGCTTCACGGGACCTTACTTGTACTCCCCATGGCGAATGAAGCGGCTTTTTATGAAAGGTCTGTTTTCGTAAATCCCACTGATGACAAAAATCTAAACAGGGCCTTTCCGGGCAATGCCACTGGAAGTATTACTGAAAGAATTGCCCATTGGATTAGCCAGAAAGTGATTCCCATTTCAGATGTATTTCTGGATATTCATGGAGGGGATGCCAGTGAAGACCTGTTGCCATTTGTGTGTTACTACCATCGTGCGGACAAGCCAGATCAGGTAGCACAGGCCCATAGGCTTACCGAGGCAGCCAACTTTGAATACAATGTGATCTATCCTTACCATTTATCACCTGATGACATGTCTGAGTATGCCTTCAAAGAGGCGGTGCAGCAAGGCAAAACAGCCCTGAGTATAGAAGCGGGAAAATTAGGAAATGTGCAGCCTGAAATGGTGGCCATGATTACCTCGGGGGTATTGAATATGCTGAATAAGATGGATATGTATCCATATGAAAATGATAAGCGCGTAAATCAAAAATGGCTCAGAGAACAGGTTTACATCAAATGTCCCGCTACCGGTATTTTTTATAGCGACTTTAGGAGTGGAGATAAAATCAAAAAAGGCCAGGTTTTGGGTTATATCACCAATGTCTTCGGGAAAAAGTTAGATGAAGTGAGGGCTCCATCTTCTGGGATTGTACTTTACAAAATCGGCACCCCTCCCGCAAACAAGGGAGAGACACTCTTTTGCATTGGGAAATGAGGTGAATAGGGCGTAAAAGATCCGTAAAGCACCGTCCTGCAAATATAAAGGGATCAAGCTTTTTTGATCATGTTGATTGAAAACCAGCCTAAGATCATGATGATGACAGCCATAACCGCCCAAAGCCACCCTTTATGTTGGAAAAGAGGGATCGTCGAAGAACTTGGAGAAGAATTAATAGGGGATACAGACTTCAGGGCAAGCGTTTTAGCAGTGGTGGGAATTCGATCCATAAATTGGCTAATGTCGTAATTTGGAGGGCTAGCATTGGCATTTCCATAGACCAAAAAATAATCAGCAGGTGTAGTAAAACGTGCAACCAAGGAATAGTCAAACCCGCTCACGTCTACACTGCTCACCGTCAGCGGAGGGTTGTCTTGGTGCTGAACGGTGATTTGTAGTTGTTGAAGGACGGTGACAGGGAGATCAAATTCATTCCCAGAGAGGGAATTCAACACCCCTGTGGCCAAAGTCCGGTATTGATGATGCCATCCTTTTTCTGTTTTGACACTGTCAGCAAGGTAACGGATCGTCACTGGACGGTAATAGTCAAAATCTTCGTTGACGTTTATGCTAATTTGGCTTACTGGGACTGGCTGGGCCAAATTAACTTCTAATAGCGTAGATTTCGCTTCGGTATCCTGCTGGGAGACTGTGCTGCGGACTTTTCGGTTATGGAAGGTTCCTTTTTGGATGGTCAGTTGCTCCACCGCCATATTTTGGAGTTGAGGATTGTGACGGCTGGGAATGGTCAGGCGATAATACGGGTAATTGGCTGCTGGGAATTTTAAGGTGGTAAACTGGAAGGCAGTGGAAGTGTTTTTTAGGGACAGAATACGATAATCTTCCAGCAGGGTAAACCACTCTTTTTGATCATGGCTTCCTTCCAAGGTGATTTTCCAATCAAAGTTTTCAACGTCAAAATCAAGGGAAATGTGGTCGGTTATGATTTCATCGGTGACTTCGAAAGTATAGAAATAGCGATCTCCATTTCGGGAGGCATTCAATAAATTGAAATTCAACCCCGTTTTTTCAGTTTTAGGCGCTGAGGATGTAAGCAAGTAGGGGGCTTCTATGGTATCCTGCTGGGCGGTGATGCCATAGATCCTAATATCCCCAAATTGTTGGTTGACATGCCTGAACATGGTGAGTGGTAGATCAATTTGGTGCCAAGTATCCGTAATCTCTCCCAGTTCTTGCCTATAGGCATAATCCTTCATTTGGCCGTAGGCATTAAGGCTTATCATCAGGAAGAACGGAAAAAGGAGTTTAATGATTGGTCTCATCAGCGATAAGGTGCTTGAATTTGTTGTACAAGAATGAAATGATCAGCAATAAAATCCCCAGAGAAACAAAGACAATGGTTTTGGCAATGGTATCCAAGTGGATGATGTCATAGAAGAATAATTTGAGCAACGTGAGGCCGAACAATACAATGGCCGAAATCCGCAGGTATTTTTTGTTTTTCCATATGCCAATTCCTATCAAAACCAAGGCATATACTCCCCAGAAAATACTAAGGCCAAGCTTGTATTGCCGGGACCAGCCGGCCATATCCATCCAATGGATCAGTTCACTGCTGAGCGTCCAAATAAGCGTCAGGTGTAGCCCGAAATCAAAAGCCATGTCAAATGATTTTTTCATAAAAGGCATTTTTTGGTAAGCAAAGGCTGCTCCTAAGGCCAATGCCACAAAGATGAAGGAGAAGTACCGCACCAGGATGTTTCTTACGCCATATTCGATATATTCCGGATGGGGAGGAGCCAAATAGGATACCCTCAGTTCGCTTAACGCATACAAACCACCGGATAAAAACATCAGCAAAGCAAGGCCGATCAATGTCAAATTGGTCCATGCGAGGGATCGGTTACGGTATTTTTTGCCATTTAGGAATGCCAGTCCTGTCAAAAAGAACAGCGTATAATTGATGCCCCAAATGATTTTAAATTTTATCAAATCCTCGTTTCTGAACATTTCGATGGTGTCCATAGCACTTTTCATTTCGACCTCGGAGATGACGTACAGCTGCTGCCAGTAAGCGTTGATTTCTGCCAGGAACGCATAGTAAGTAGTAAACAGCAGCACAGCCGGTATACCAAATGCAAGGAGTTTGGCCGTTCCATAGGATGGTTTCCAAGCGGGAGAACTGCTTGTATTGGCCTGTACCTGATATATCCATCCAAAACCGACCAAAAACAACATGGATGAAAGAAAGTGAATGTTTAATAATGGGGAAAAATGATTGGCCTCCTCTTCCAGGAAATAAGCGCCATAGACGATGGACCAATCATGGATTAGACTGAAGAAGGCGATGACCATAAGAGGGTAGGACAGTTTTTCATAGAAGGCCACGCGTTTGGTCCTTCCTATCCAGAACAGCAATGCTGCTTCTGAAGTCCAAAGCAAAGTCACCCAATTTCCGTCCCATTGTACCGGGAATGCGAGTGTGATAAAGGTTATCACCAAGCCAATGGCCAGGAAAAAAAGATTTCGATCAGCTTGTTTGCGGCGATAAATTGGAACACTGACGATAAAATGGATCACGGCATTGGCTAGCGTGAATAGACCCAAGAAATGCGCTGTTTCAGTATGGTTGGATAGTATTGCATAGCCCAATCCATAATAAATAAAAGCATTGCTCAACAGCATGATGATATCCGAGGAACTGAATTGTTCCCTCTGGAGGAATTTATAAGCCAAGAAGGCCAAGTAAAAGATGACAAAAAACAAGGAGGGGAACGTCAATGCCAACCCAAAATGTTCGGCTTGGGCATAATCGATCAGGAACCAAACCAAATAGATAAGCCACGTCAGGCCAAAAGCGGAATAGTAAAGTGCTTTCCAGTACTTTTTGATGGCGATGGAGAGGATTCCTAAATTAATGATGGCCATATATGCAAAGAGAATTTTTACATTTCCGGATCCATCACTGAGCAGGAAAGGCACCGCATAAGCCCCCACTAGTCCAATGTGTGCAATGACCTGTTTATTATAATGCAATGCTGCCAATACGGTGAAGGCGGTGAATATGACCATTAATGCGAAGGTCAAGGACAGCCCGATAAGCCCGTAAAAGCTAAAAGCAGCGAAGGTGATGAAATATAGGATGGCCATTGCACCGCTGAGCAACACCGCGCTGAAATTTTCATATTTTTCTTTGAGTTTGATGGCTACACCCAGCAGGCCGATGCCCACGACATAGCCCATGATAATCCGGGTTAAGGGACCGATTAGCTGATTGTCAATGGTGTATTTGGCACCTATGGCCACCCCAATTACGACGATGATAATGCCAATCTTATTGGCCAAATTTTCCCCTATAAACTTTTCAAAGTCTGTTTTGGACTTTTTGGGTTTGGGAGGAAGGTCCCAGTCCATATCAGCGGTAGCCTTTTTAGCCTGTCGGAAAGGACGCAAAGGTGTTTTGGGGGACTGAGCAGAAGGAGTGGGAGTTGTACGTTGATTTTCTGCCGGGATAGGGTTCGATCCTTTGAGATGATGGATTTCATTTTGCAGCGCTTTTACTTCTTTGGAAAAGGCTTCTTGTTTTTCCATCAGCGCCTCAAGTTTTTTCAGAAGTGCGTCCAGCTTTTCGTGATTTTCGGCCATATATGAATGGTAAAATAGAGTCTATTAAAAAAAATGGCAAGTCGCCAGCTACGATAGCAATATAGGGCTTTCTCAAGTAATTTTATGCATTGCTTCTGAGGCTACCTCTTAAAATTTGAAAACATCCTTCAATTGTAGTTGATGGCCAAACGGAAGATTTACGTGGACGTAAGGGCTTTAGGTGATGGTGAAAGTTTGTTCTTAGGCTTTTTTTACAAAAATGGATTTCAACGCCATCGCGCCAAAGCCAGGAATTTTACAATCGATATTATGGTCCCCTTCGACCAAACGAATGTTTTTCACTTTTGTGCCGGCTTTTATAGGTTGTGCAGCACCTTTCACGGGAAGGTTTTTGATCACCACCACATCATCACCATCCTGAAGGGCATTTCCATTGGCATCTTTGACATCAAAGCCTTCTTCGCCTTCATCGGTAGCCTGTGTTTCCGGGTTCCATTCGTGTCCGCATTCTGGGCACATCATGGAAATTCCAGTAGGATAAGCATAGGGCGAATGGCATGCTGGGCATGGGATATGGTCTGTCATGTTAAAGTCCGATTGGATAGGGAATTAATGTACTTCAGGTTCTGCGGTGGTATGTTCATGGTGCTCCTGATGGTCACAAAGTTCTTCTGAATGCACTTCACCAAAGCCTGAACATGTATGGCATGCACTGACTTCTTTGAGGCTTCCGTCGCATCTGGGACAGGTGAGCCTGCCTTCCCCTTTGCATCGCGTACATTGATAGTATTCGGTAATGTTAAATACGTTCTTTTTGGTGACAATACCTGTCGCTTTGCAGCGACTACAGCCCACAATGCCTCTTCCTTTGCAAAGACTGCAATCCTGTTCGATGACTTTCTTGCCATGACAGGTGGGGCATGCCTGGTAGCGGTAACCTTTGGTGTCACATAATTTACAGCTGGCAATGGCTTCCAATGGGGCTTTCAACTTGTTTTCCAGCGCTTTGGCTGCTTCATAGTTTTCGGCCTTGAATCCATTGATCTCCAGGTATTTGCTAAGGAATTTTGAGCTGTTGTCGTATTGCTTTAATTCATACAAGGTCTCTGCAAAATAGTACGGCATTTCCGGGGGGATGGAGGCACTGCTTTCAATGATCTGACGGAAATAATAATTCGCCTTTTCATACTCGCTGTTGGCAATGGAAGTTTTGGCCATCTCCATCAAACGGTCTGTCCTTCCCAAGCTTGGACGGCCTTGGGCCAAAGCAACACTTTGGAGCCCCGTGCCTAGCCAAAGGAAGACCATTACAAGAAGGGATTTTAACAGTGTTAGGCAGGATAGGGCCTGAATAGTTCTCTGTCGCGGCATAGTAATCAACTCTCTTTCTAATCGAGCCTAAAGAACCAAAATTTGTGGGAAATGTCCGCAGTTTTTTCCTTTTTTTTAATGTTTATTAACATTATCGGTACATTTTTATGATTAGCATACGATGGATGGGGATGGGCTATACAATGCCATTTGGTGGGGGTATCACCTTGAAAGATGTTCCCTTACTTGATCTCATTGAACGGATACCATGATGGGTGAAAAGAAAATATTTTTAGGGTTTATTACTGCGTTACTGTTAAGGTTTTTATAATTTATGGTTAATCCAGGTGAATTTTGTTAAATGATTTGTAAATTTTTATTATCTTAAAAAGGATTTGTTAAAAATAGGTTTGGTTATTGACAGGCAATGACTACCTCTTTTTAATGTACAAATAACATAACTGTTTTTACCATGATCAATGAAATTTTAAAAAATGTCGGGCCTGAGGTGATTTCAAAAATCACCGGTCAATTTGGGCTTTCCGAGGAACAGGCTTCCAAAGCGGTAGATACCACCCAGGAATCGCTTACAGCTACAGCGACCAAAGAGGCTGCAGGGGGCAATATCGATGGCCTGCTGAATATGATCAATCAAGGAAGTGGCGCTGCTGGGGGAAGCATGTTTCAGAAATTTGCCGGCAATCTGGCCAGTGACTACATCTCCAAGCTGGGGATTTCCGAGGGAATCGCCCAGCAAATATCCAATTTTGTCTTACCGCTAGTACTGGACAAGATCATGGGACAAACCGGTGGGAATGCCGGTAAAGGAGATCTGATGAAGCTGATTGGGGGCAGTGCAGGAGATATCCTAAAGGGAAAAGCAGGGGACATGCTAGGCGGATTGGGAAATATGTTCAAGTAAGCCCTTTTACCTTATCCACGTTGTTTTCTGGAATGGCTGCATTTTGCAGTTATTGAACAAACCATTGGCCGTGTCATCACACGGTCCTTTACTACATTATATTATTTTCAATTTCATAATTCATTAATAACCATGTCAAAAACCATCACTAGTATTGAGGGGATCGGTCCCGTAAACCAAGAGAAATTTGCCAAAGCCGATGTAAAAACAGTAGAAGCACTTTTGGAAAAAGGAGCTTCAAAAAAAGGCAGAAAAGCTTTAGCCGATGCCACAGGAATAGATGAAGGCAAAATATTGGACTTTGTCAACATGGCCGACCTGTTTAGAATCACTGGCGTGGCCAGTCAATTTGCCGAGCTGCTGAAAGCTACTGGCGTGGACACGGTGAAGGAACTTCGTACCCGTAATCCTGAAAATCTTCATAAGGCGCTCACAGAGACGAATGAAGCCAAAAAACTTACCCGGGTGGTGCCAGCCTTGAGCCAAATCGAAGATTTTATCAACCAGGCCAAAGCATTGGAGCCAGTGGTGACCCATTGATCGATGCTATTAAATCAAAAAGACAAGAGGCTGTCTTCAAGGTGTCCATAAAATCCCTGAATCACCTGCGGGGACAGCCTCTTAAAATGATACATGTAAAAAGATGGAGGGGGATAATGCAGCAGCACCCATTGTTGGATTGTTTTACAGGCTATTCACCTGCAAAAGGGAAATGCGGGTGAATAAAGAGGGATGAAAATTTCATAAATCGTTTATGACTACAAAAGAAAACTTTCAGCAGCATATTTCCACTGGATACCAAACCAAAAAGGATTTTTTTACCTTAGGAACAGGCATACTGGAAAAAGCCCCGGTAAAGGACGCCACTGTTAAGATTCCATTAAAAACCCTCAACCGCCATGGTTTGATCGCAGGGGCCACAGGAACTGGCAAGACCAAGACCTTGCAAGTGATGGCAGAGCAGCTTTCCCTGAAAGGCATTCCAAGTGTGCTCATGGACCTTAAGGGAGACCTTTCTGGCCTC comes from Echinicola vietnamensis DSM 17526 and encodes:
- a CDS encoding zinc ribbon domain-containing protein YjdM; amino-acid sequence: MTDHIPCPACHSPYAYPTGISMMCPECGHEWNPETQATDEGEEGFDVKDANGNALQDGDDVVVIKNLPVKGAAQPIKAGTKVKNIRLVEGDHNIDCKIPGFGAMALKSIFVKKA
- a CDS encoding linear amide C-N hydrolase — protein: MKTKHVIIIFALFFLARIAVPCTRVVYKGPENLVITARSMDWNDEIPANLWLFPREMQREGKVGPSSITWQSKYGSIVASSYDVATVDGMNEKGLVANILWLTESEYPTFSGSKPGLSIAAWAQYILDNFATVDEAVNKMAKEDFVVVSSNIPGTERFATCHLSISDASGDNAVFEYVGGKLVIHHDPSYVVMTNSPVYEQQLALNAYWQRIPGTMMLPGTNNAADRFVRASYYINAIPKTSDRKIAVASVFSVIRNCSVPYGISSADEPNISSTRWRTVSDQKHLTYYFESVLTPNTFWVDLNKVDFGMANTLKLSLANNETYEGNAFDHFEAAEPFEFAGL
- a CDS encoding CobW family GTP-binding protein, whose protein sequence is MHQQKINVIILTGFLGAGKTSVLNNLLSEYAHQKNLVIENEFGSQSVDGDLVNLKQERVFELNNGCICCSLGEELYAVLREITQMPSPPDNVFIEASGMADPGALASVFIFETVREFFEVKTVIGVVDAVLFEDCLDEVPEAGRQLAVADLILLNKAAMVTEDYVHALEEKIKNINPLAQVLPTNFGEVTLAMIDKASSQETQLFTFQAPESHEHSDMKSILLDFENIVFDLGRLRSVLTVSLFLHYHQIYRIKGFVRLSSRKQLHLVQSVGQQLSISPVLEEVGQKPFLVVIGKGLTRKGIEKLFAKGYEHEGITL
- a CDS encoding succinylglutamate desuccinylase/aspartoacylase family protein; translated protein: MRNGIKYAILLFAIMVGFICHPVSGQDLTSIQQGTRKDTLVRIDNNDAVALSIIKGKFDGPVFTIVAGIHGFEYPPIMAVQELLKKVDPDKLHGTLLVLPMANEAAFYERSVFVNPTDDKNLNRAFPGNATGSITERIAHWISQKVIPISDVFLDIHGGDASEDLLPFVCYYHRADKPDQVAQAHRLTEAANFEYNVIYPYHLSPDDMSEYAFKEAVQQGKTALSIEAGKLGNVQPEMVAMITSGVLNMLNKMDMYPYENDKRVNQKWLREQVYIKCPATGIFYSDFRSGDKIKKGQVLGYITNVFGKKLDEVRAPSSGIVLYKIGTPPANKGETLFCIGK
- a CDS encoding DUF2339 domain-containing protein, which produces MAENHEKLDALLKKLEALMEKQEAFSKEVKALQNEIHHLKGSNPIPAENQRTTPTPSAQSPKTPLRPFRQAKKATADMDWDLPPKPKKSKTDFEKFIGENLANKIGIIIVVIGVAIGAKYTIDNQLIGPLTRIIMGYVVGIGLLGVAIKLKEKYENFSAVLLSGAMAILYFITFAAFSFYGLIGLSLTFALMVIFTAFTVLAALHYNKQVIAHIGLVGAYAVPFLLSDGSGNVKILFAYMAIINLGILSIAIKKYWKALYYSAFGLTWLIYLVWFLIDYAQAEHFGLALTFPSLFFVIFYLAFLAYKFLQREQFSSSDIIMLLSNAFIYYGLGYAILSNHTETAHFLGLFTLANAVIHFIVSVPIYRRKQADRNLFFLAIGLVITFITLAFPVQWDGNWVTLLWTSEAALLFWIGRTKRVAFYEKLSYPLMVIAFFSLIHDWSIVYGAYFLEEEANHFSPLLNIHFLSSMLFLVGFGWIYQVQANTSSSPAWKPSYGTAKLLAFGIPAVLLFTTYYAFLAEINAYWQQLYVISEVEMKSAMDTIEMFRNEDLIKFKIIWGINYTLFFLTGLAFLNGKKYRNRSLAWTNLTLIGLALLMFLSGGLYALSELRVSYLAPPHPEYIEYGVRNILVRYFSFIFVALALGAAFAYQKMPFMKKSFDMAFDFGLHLTLIWTLSSELIHWMDMAGWSRQYKLGLSIFWGVYALVLIGIGIWKNKKYLRISAIVLFGLTLLKLFFYDIIHLDTIAKTIVFVSLGILLLIISFLYNKFKHLIADETNH
- a CDS encoding tetratricopeptide repeat protein, with amino-acid sequence MVFLWLGTGLQSVALAQGRPSLGRTDRLMEMAKTSIANSEYEKANYYFRQIIESSASIPPEMPYYFAETLYELKQYDNSSKFLSKYLEINGFKAENYEAAKALENKLKAPLEAIASCKLCDTKGYRYQACPTCHGKKVIEQDCSLCKGRGIVGCSRCKATGIVTKKNVFNITEYYQCTRCKGEGRLTCPRCDGSLKEVSACHTCSGFGEVHSEELCDHQEHHEHTTAEPEVH
- a CDS encoding DUF3999 family protein; this encodes MRPIIKLLFPFFLMISLNAYGQMKDYAYRQELGEITDTWHQIDLPLTMFRHVNQQFGDIRIYGITAQQDTIEAPYLLTSSAPKTEKTGLNFNLLNASRNGDRYFYTFEVTDEIITDHISLDFDVENFDWKITLEGSHDQKEWFTLLEDYRILSLKNTSTAFQFTTLKFPAANYPYYRLTIPSRHNPQLQNMAVEQLTIQKGTFHNRKVRSTVSQQDTEAKSTLLEVNLAQPVPVSQISINVNEDFDYYRPVTIRYLADSVKTEKGWHHQYRTLATGVLNSLSGNEFDLPVTVLQQLQITVQHQDNPPLTVSSVDVSGFDYSLVARFTTPADYFLVYGNANASPPNYDISQFMDRIPTTAKTLALKSVSPINSSPSSSTIPLFQHKGWLWAVMAVIIMILGWFSINMIKKA